One Tolypothrix bouteillei VB521301 DNA window includes the following coding sequences:
- a CDS encoding Npun_R2821/Npun_R2822 family protein: MTRGIYIIANDKVTDHAIALLNSIRLRDRETPIVMIPYDDNYHNIADILNRHYGVQLYEDLDFIDRLSVKLHETFGGKFFARPNQFRKQACWFGPFDEFLYIDTDIVVFEKIIDNLNYLAEYDFICCDYQYAGGIKNVFNSTVLEAKVFNEGEVKDIFNGGFWGSKKNLISEQDLYDVFTECAAHPEYFDFSQKTSDQPIINYMLLKRIPRRFNIVRRPGKAPGNWGGSPHFQTQADILIDPSVNQPLQYLHWAGIRIEPGCPYWEVWEHYRNLNPEMSPAVFPSKSKKSLWEKKVDNVMNHLRHIKAKL, from the coding sequence ATGACTCGGGGAATTTATATTATTGCTAATGATAAGGTGACCGATCACGCGATCGCACTCCTAAACAGTATCCGGTTGCGCGATCGGGAAACACCAATCGTTATGATTCCATATGATGACAATTATCATAATATTGCAGATATTCTCAACAGACATTACGGCGTACAGCTTTATGAAGACCTAGATTTTATTGACAGACTATCAGTAAAATTACACGAGACCTTTGGTGGTAAGTTTTTCGCTCGTCCCAATCAATTCAGGAAGCAAGCCTGCTGGTTTGGACCATTTGACGAGTTTTTGTACATAGATACTGATATAGTTGTTTTTGAAAAAATTATTGATAACCTTAACTACTTAGCTGAGTACGACTTTATTTGTTGTGATTATCAGTATGCTGGGGGTATTAAAAATGTCTTTAATTCTACAGTTTTAGAAGCCAAGGTATTCAATGAGGGTGAAGTCAAGGATATTTTTAACGGAGGTTTTTGGGGTTCTAAGAAAAACTTAATCTCCGAACAAGATTTGTATGACGTGTTCACCGAGTGTGCTGCTCATCCAGAATATTTTGACTTCTCGCAAAAAACTTCCGACCAACCCATCATTAATTATATGCTTCTGAAGCGAATTCCACGCCGCTTCAATATTGTTCGCAGACCAGGAAAAGCACCAGGAAACTGGGGAGGAAGCCCTCATTTTCAAACACAGGCAGATATTCTGATTGACCCTTCAGTCAATCAACCCCTGCAGTATCTTCATTGGGCAGGTATTCGGATTGAGCCGGGTTGTCCTTACTGGGAAGTTTGGGAACATTATCGCAATCTGAATCCAGAGATGTCACCAGCAGTTTTTCCGTCTAAATCAAAGAAGAGTCTGTGGGAGAAAAAGGTAGACAACGTTATGAATCACCTACGGCACATTAAAGCTAAGCTTTAA
- a CDS encoding Npun_R2821/Npun_R2822 family protein, which yields MDGICTLANDRVYDQLVALLNSIEAIYGQSMPVCVYPYDDRTTQIATEISRRPNVQLYDNQDSIQQWDSFVRNVWDTHPTAQTHWQQIGGDKYYRVGTHRRYGAFDGPFDRFVYMDADTLLMNSLEQTFTQLEKHDWVVYDFQFKDLSHVYNTSSAKLAQLFPLERLQTETFCSGFYASKKGIFDVQKRLWLLEQLRQGEAEVLYDMAPDQTILNYMVMRLGLSSYNFAVRLPKSEITGCCVTSKHFEAKDKILYDRGNRLLYVHYIGLSSSIFSRLCAGENIDFPYRDIFLHYRYLHEPDKKPKFTTKPKSYDAQPSFATRILSKLGLTS from the coding sequence ATGGATGGTATCTGCACTCTTGCTAATGACAGAGTCTACGATCAATTAGTTGCTTTACTTAATAGTATAGAAGCAATCTATGGACAAAGTATGCCAGTTTGTGTCTATCCCTATGACGATAGGACAACGCAAATTGCTACAGAAATTTCTCGTCGCCCCAACGTACAGCTTTACGACAATCAAGATTCAATTCAGCAATGGGATAGTTTTGTGCGTAATGTTTGGGATACTCACCCCACCGCACAAACTCATTGGCAGCAAATTGGTGGCGATAAGTATTACAGGGTTGGAACTCATCGGCGTTATGGTGCTTTTGATGGTCCTTTTGACCGTTTTGTTTACATGGATGCCGATACTCTATTAATGAATTCCCTCGAGCAAACTTTTACTCAGCTTGAGAAACATGACTGGGTCGTCTATGACTTTCAGTTTAAAGACTTATCTCATGTTTACAACACTTCATCAGCAAAATTAGCACAACTCTTCCCACTAGAACGTTTGCAGACGGAAACGTTTTGTTCTGGATTTTATGCCTCTAAAAAAGGCATATTTGATGTTCAGAAGCGTTTGTGGCTGTTGGAACAACTGCGTCAAGGCGAAGCAGAAGTTCTCTATGACATGGCTCCTGACCAAACAATTCTGAATTATATGGTCATGCGTTTAGGACTATCTAGCTACAATTTCGCAGTGCGCTTACCAAAAAGTGAAATAACAGGGTGTTGTGTAACATCCAAGCATTTTGAAGCTAAAGATAAGATTTTGTATGATAGGGGGAATCGCTTACTGTACGTTCATTACATTGGTTTGTCTTCTAGTATATTTAGCCGTCTGTGTGCTGGTGAAAATATTGATTTTCCTTATAGGGATATTTTCTTGCACTATCGCTACTTACATGAACCAGATAAGAAACCAAAGTTTACAACCAAACCAAAGTCTTACGACGCACAACCAAGTTTTGCAACAAGAATTTTAAGTAAATTAGGACTAACAAGTTGA
- a CDS encoding glycosyltransferase family 10 domain-containing protein: MAKKIVGMLTSYSAIKNIDWLWQQTPHSFGHWDNIQMLAKHPKPDFLLMYQFDFPEPPQPQPWFKNLRQKQAEMPVDVNSLLRGVPQERIIYLLREPPLDEVVEINKRNYQQAQKYCGYISGPDDFAPTPDYMPAIWYHNVPFQVLDEMPPMEKEKPCSWITSGINRTASHRHRLAFLQSLQDSDVKFDLYGRNLPTWAKTPGELGSKWYGMSPYYYNLAIENYAENDWYVSEKLWDALLAWCLPIYYGGPAADKLLPPDSFLRLPSLDEKGIAYIKEVTSTPDAWYAAKDAIREARQIILHKLNLLNWFSEYIAKFS, translated from the coding sequence ATGGCTAAAAAAATAGTAGGAATGCTGACTTCCTATTCTGCTATTAAAAATATTGATTGGCTTTGGCAGCAAACCCCTCACTCTTTTGGTCACTGGGACAACATCCAAATGTTGGCAAAACACCCAAAACCAGATTTTTTACTGATGTATCAGTTTGATTTTCCAGAACCACCTCAGCCGCAACCGTGGTTCAAGAACCTCCGACAAAAGCAGGCTGAAATGCCAGTAGATGTGAATTCTCTTTTGCGTGGTGTTCCTCAAGAGCGAATTATTTACTTACTCCGCGAACCTCCCCTAGATGAGGTTGTAGAAATCAATAAGAGAAATTATCAACAAGCCCAGAAGTATTGTGGTTATATCTCAGGTCCTGACGACTTTGCCCCGACACCTGATTATATGCCAGCTATTTGGTATCATAATGTTCCATTTCAGGTCTTGGATGAAATGCCTCCTATGGAAAAGGAGAAGCCTTGCAGTTGGATCACTTCTGGAATCAATCGTACAGCCAGCCACAGGCATCGTTTGGCTTTCTTGCAGTCTTTGCAGGACAGCGACGTGAAATTCGATTTATATGGACGTAACTTACCGACTTGGGCAAAAACACCAGGAGAACTTGGGAGTAAATGGTATGGAATGTCACCATATTATTACAATCTAGCAATAGAAAATTATGCTGAAAATGATTGGTATGTAAGTGAAAAACTTTGGGATGCTCTACTTGCATGGTGTTTGCCAATTTACTATGGTGGACCAGCCGCTGATAAGTTATTGCCACCCGATAGTTTCTTACGGTTGCCCAGCTTGGATGAAAAAGGAATCGCCTACATTAAAGAAGTTACATCTACCCCAGATGCTTGGTATGCAGCAAAGGACGCGATAAGAGAAGCCAGACAAATTATTCTCCACAAACTCAATTTGCTGAACTGGTTTTCAGAATATATTGCTAAATTCTCCTAA
- a CDS encoding glycosyltransferase, with translation MRSSQLRKLYIFFSGYLSFEPDSAHEIHDVLCANAAASLGYDSVLVYLDRKNKSFNPAAWIYPFQPKQPDATFVEFYDVGENLKVAPLPIPWFTEQLARRWNNTITLISKYYFPFHILSQTKIVHTRDWNFVRMAVRNKVPTIYERHYFQENQFEPEIVRSPYFQIAITQSEPIRQSLIECGMPSEKVIWLHNGSDQAFFIRQSDAAEVWRRELLNGGRKYLVVYSGALYRFKGVELLIDAAKELPEIQFAITGGKESQVQAYQKLARDKQVENVKFLGWILPRKRLVSLFQAADILAHPHLSGKEANFTNPVKFFQYMASGTPITVTEIPPLIEFKDSSLVACWCEPDNPHTFAQSIRSTLEKYPRKLEGYADNINFARQYSWENRTTRILNYVNESFRPSRYIY, from the coding sequence ATGAGAAGTTCTCAGTTAAGAAAACTGTATATTTTTTTTTCCGGATACTTGTCTTTTGAACCAGACAGCGCTCATGAAATTCATGATGTACTTTGTGCTAATGCAGCTGCTAGCTTAGGTTATGACTCAGTTTTAGTTTACCTCGATCGCAAAAATAAGTCCTTCAACCCAGCTGCGTGGATTTACCCTTTCCAACCTAAACAACCCGATGCTACGTTTGTAGAGTTCTATGACGTGGGCGAAAATCTCAAAGTAGCCCCACTACCAATACCTTGGTTTACCGAGCAACTTGCTAGGAGGTGGAATAACACTATTACACTAATATCAAAATATTACTTTCCATTTCATATTCTATCTCAAACAAAAATAGTACATACACGAGATTGGAATTTTGTGAGAATGGCAGTGAGAAACAAAGTGCCAACTATCTATGAGCGTCACTATTTTCAAGAAAATCAATTTGAACCAGAAATTGTCCGTAGTCCGTATTTTCAAATTGCCATAACCCAATCCGAGCCAATCAGACAAAGTCTTATTGAATGCGGTATGCCATCAGAAAAAGTTATATGGTTGCATAATGGTTCCGACCAAGCGTTTTTTATCAGACAATCTGACGCAGCAGAAGTATGGCGTAGAGAACTTCTGAATGGAGGACGCAAATATCTCGTTGTGTATTCTGGCGCTTTATATCGTTTTAAGGGAGTTGAACTTTTAATTGATGCTGCTAAAGAATTGCCAGAAATTCAGTTTGCAATTACAGGAGGAAAAGAATCACAAGTACAAGCTTATCAGAAGTTAGCTCGGGATAAGCAGGTAGAAAATGTTAAATTTTTAGGCTGGATCTTGCCACGCAAAAGATTAGTTAGCTTGTTTCAAGCTGCTGATATTTTGGCTCATCCTCATCTTTCTGGTAAAGAAGCAAATTTCACAAATCCGGTGAAATTTTTTCAGTACATGGCATCTGGAACTCCAATCACTGTCACTGAAATTCCACCTCTTATAGAATTTAAAGATAGCTCTTTAGTAGCTTGTTGGTGTGAACCAGATAACCCTCATACATTTGCTCAATCTATTCGGAGTACTTTAGAAAAATACCCGAGGAAATTAGAAGGATACGCAGACAATATAAATTTTGCCCGTCAGTATTCTTGGGAAAACCGAACCACACGAATTCTCAATTATGTTAATGAATCTTTTCGTCCCTCTAGATATATTTATTAA
- a CDS encoding ATP-binding cassette domain-containing protein, producing MLFNKKTYSKRSILTNPVLLRFTRPYPWLILLTILLGFSGALFNGVGTILIVPVVLKIVGQTVDFEGSSPILQKITQPFDEVPEDFRLLIMAGAIVFTIFLKNAATYASTLTSSSLSRLLTADMREEGLKVLLDVDLEYYTKMKVGDLINSLGGEVSRAASAVGNLTKVVILVITILVFVGLLVSISWQLTIATTVLLSLVTLINQYAIARARDFGKLLSEMSRIYSSTVLEILMGIRLVKATGNEEREFQKLKKIIRDREKADFESQIHSELITPVSEITGISTLILIAFLSRTFFANQIASLSAVLFTYLLLLLRLLPILSQLNALRSSFANSASSVDIATNFLRRDNKPIMARGKVRYSKLQGGVHFKWISFSYPEYEKTVLKDIDLYLPRGTTLALVGGSGAGKSTLADLLPRFYDPTSGCITIDGVDLRNFDLSSLRKAMGIVSQDTFLFNNSVRYNIAYGRPEATDEDIMTAAKRANAYEFICKLPQGFETLIGDRGVMLSGGQRQRLAIARALLQDPDILILDEATSALDTVSERLVQAAIDDLSRERTTLVIAHRLSTVQRAHQIAVLEQGCVVEVGTHDELLKKGGYYSRLYSMQFASQAEATSQPYQSVIRLSHELRNRLNSMIGLLRLLLDDMVESVQERQELIEESYKSAGKILNTIDVFDDIINLHENCQSALLLDKERTDSIDNQNLKGISDEFRRSLNSMLASLRSLSESKTYTSKKKQQEFIQDAYQAAMGLIDNIKSLESHD from the coding sequence ATGTTATTCAATAAAAAGACCTACTCAAAACGCTCCATATTAACCAATCCGGTGCTTCTTAGATTTACCAGACCCTATCCTTGGTTGATTCTATTAACAATTCTTCTGGGATTTTCCGGAGCTTTATTTAATGGTGTGGGTACGATATTAATTGTGCCGGTTGTTCTGAAAATTGTAGGACAGACAGTTGATTTTGAAGGGTCGTCTCCCATTCTTCAAAAGATTACGCAGCCTTTTGATGAAGTACCGGAGGATTTCCGCCTGTTAATTATGGCTGGAGCGATTGTCTTCACAATTTTTTTAAAAAATGCAGCAACTTATGCTAGTACGTTAACATCCAGTTCTCTATCGCGCTTGCTCACTGCGGATATGCGCGAGGAAGGTTTAAAGGTATTACTAGATGTCGATCTAGAGTATTATACCAAGATGAAAGTTGGGGATTTAATCAACAGTCTGGGTGGAGAAGTTTCTCGTGCTGCTAGTGCTGTAGGTAACCTAACTAAAGTCGTTATACTCGTCATTACAATTTTAGTTTTTGTAGGATTGTTAGTCTCAATTTCTTGGCAGCTAACAATTGCTACAACAGTTTTATTATCTTTGGTTACGTTAATTAATCAATACGCTATTGCCCGTGCTAGAGATTTTGGGAAGTTGCTATCGGAAATGTCTAGGATTTATTCTTCGACTGTTCTAGAAATTCTGATGGGGATTCGCTTGGTAAAAGCAACGGGCAATGAAGAAAGAGAATTTCAAAAGCTCAAGAAGATTATTCGCGATCGCGAAAAAGCAGATTTTGAATCTCAAATTCACTCAGAACTAATTACACCAGTCAGTGAAATTACGGGTATATCGACTCTAATTCTGATTGCCTTTTTAAGTCGTACTTTTTTTGCTAACCAAATTGCTTCTCTTTCTGCTGTTCTTTTTACATATCTATTGCTCCTCCTACGGTTGTTACCAATTCTTTCTCAGTTAAATGCTCTTCGCAGTAGCTTTGCAAATTCTGCAAGTAGTGTTGACATTGCAACTAACTTTCTCCGACGTGATAACAAACCAATCATGGCTCGCGGGAAGGTGCGCTACTCAAAATTACAGGGTGGGGTGCATTTTAAGTGGATTTCCTTTTCTTACCCCGAGTATGAGAAGACAGTCTTAAAAGACATAGATTTATATTTACCACGCGGTACAACACTGGCGTTGGTAGGTGGTTCTGGTGCTGGTAAATCAACATTGGCAGATCTCTTACCGAGATTCTATGACCCTACTTCTGGCTGTATCACCATTGACGGCGTCGATTTACGCAATTTCGATCTCTCATCTTTGCGAAAAGCGATGGGAATCGTCAGCCAAGATACTTTTCTGTTTAATAACTCGGTGCGGTATAACATTGCTTACGGACGACCTGAAGCAACAGACGAGGACATTATGACCGCAGCTAAACGGGCAAATGCTTATGAGTTTATCTGTAAATTACCACAGGGATTTGAAACCTTGATTGGCGATCGCGGTGTTATGTTGTCTGGCGGACAAAGACAGCGTTTGGCAATAGCGCGTGCGTTGCTGCAAGATCCAGATATTCTTATTCTTGATGAAGCCACCAGTGCTTTGGATACTGTTTCCGAACGCTTAGTGCAAGCAGCAATAGATGATTTAAGTCGCGAACGTACAACCTTGGTAATTGCTCACCGTCTTTCAACGGTACAAAGAGCTCATCAAATTGCCGTGTTAGAACAGGGGTGCGTGGTAGAAGTGGGAACTCATGACGAACTTTTAAAAAAGGGTGGCTACTACTCTCGTTTGTACTCAATGCAATTTGCTTCTCAGGCTGAAGCAACAAGTCAGCCTTATCAAAGCGTAATTCGCCTTTCGCACGAACTCCGCAATCGGCTTAATTCTATGATTGGCTTGCTGCGCCTGCTGCTTGATGACATGGTAGAAAGTGTTCAAGAAAGGCAGGAATTAATTGAAGAATCATACAAATCAGCTGGCAAAATTCTCAATACAATTGACGTTTTTGACGATATTATTAACTTGCACGAGAACTGCCAATCAGCACTTTTGCTAGACAAAGAGCGTACTGACAGCATTGACAATCAAAATCTAAAGGGCATTTCTGATGAATTCCGCAGAAGTTTGAATTCCATGCTTGCTTCTTTGCGTTCTCTATCTGAAAGTAAAACATATACATCTAAGAAAAAACAACAAGAATTTATTCAAGATGCTTACCAAGCTGCCATGGGTTTAATAGACAATATCAAATCTTTAGAATCTCATGATTAA
- a CDS encoding glycosyltransferase family 4 protein has protein sequence MAPKVSLVVSDLSEGGSVRAFLLAQVLQKLDYQVEIVGFLFGQDLYVIPPSGIPVISVTGKNYPNFFGSARKLLQKLDGDIIYAVKPKPASFGLSLIKKMSNNRPLLLDMDDWELSWHGGFDWKYRPTPIQLYRDICKKNGALRFPNHPLYVSWLENLVKKADAITIDTQFLQDRFGGVYVPNGKDTIMFDPSLYDPEVSRKRYGLSEYRILMFPGAPRPHKGVEDVLIALDLLNQPDLRLVLVGSNPYDDYDDKLIEKWGRWIIKLPKKPVAIMPEVVSAAHVLVVPQRDTIIAQAQFPLKLTDGMAMAKPVLSTRVGDIPEILGDTGYLVDPGCPEQIAEQIQLIFEDLEAANKRGQRARDRCIKYYSVDAMACTLSQIIAEIKV, from the coding sequence GTGGCACCTAAAGTTTCATTAGTTGTTAGCGATTTATCTGAAGGTGGGAGTGTTAGAGCATTCTTGCTAGCTCAAGTTCTGCAAAAGTTAGACTATCAGGTAGAAATTGTCGGCTTTCTCTTTGGTCAAGATTTGTATGTTATACCACCATCTGGCATTCCAGTCATTTCTGTTACGGGCAAAAATTATCCCAACTTTTTTGGCTCGGCTAGAAAACTTTTACAAAAACTAGATGGCGATATTATTTATGCAGTGAAACCCAAGCCTGCAAGTTTTGGTCTGTCTCTCATTAAAAAAATGAGCAACAATCGCCCGCTACTTTTAGATATGGATGATTGGGAACTGAGCTGGCATGGAGGTTTTGATTGGAAGTATCGCCCAACCCCGATACAATTATATAGAGATATTTGTAAGAAAAATGGAGCATTGAGGTTTCCCAACCATCCACTGTATGTCAGTTGGCTGGAAAATTTGGTTAAAAAGGCGGATGCAATCACGATAGACACTCAATTTCTGCAAGACCGATTTGGTGGTGTTTACGTCCCTAATGGAAAAGATACTATAATGTTCGACCCCAGTCTATATGACCCTGAGGTTAGCAGAAAGCGTTACGGTCTTTCTGAGTATCGCATTCTCATGTTTCCAGGCGCACCGCGACCCCATAAAGGTGTTGAAGATGTGTTAATAGCATTAGATCTGCTGAATCAACCAGATTTGAGACTTGTTCTTGTAGGTAGCAATCCTTATGATGACTATGATGACAAACTTATTGAAAAATGGGGGCGTTGGATTATCAAGCTACCTAAAAAACCTGTCGCGATTATGCCAGAGGTTGTATCAGCTGCTCACGTTTTAGTTGTTCCCCAACGAGATACGATAATTGCTCAAGCTCAATTTCCTTTGAAGTTAACAGATGGCATGGCAATGGCTAAACCTGTATTGTCCACTAGAGTGGGTGATATTCCGGAAATTTTGGGAGACACTGGTTATCTTGTCGATCCTGGCTGTCCAGAGCAAATTGCCGAGCAAATACAATTGATATTTGAGGATTTAGAAGCAGCGAACAAGCGAGGACAGAGAGCCAGAGACAGATGTATCAAATACTATAGTGTAGATGCTATGGCGTGTACTCTATCGCAAATCATTGCCGAAATTAAGGTTTAG
- a CDS encoding glycosyltransferase family 2 protein codes for MTPLVSIVVTCFNQACYLERSVQSVLSQTFTDLECIIVDDGSTDGTREVAQGFQSRDSRVSYFYKENGGVSSARNCGFRQAKGEWIQFLDSDDWIDEAKISSQLSCLSSVAGENTVFYTDYERVFLDKEGNITNRIENRVGSLTSEQLIQRLLIPDFLANSPFPLLQQCLLMHRSIFHHKMFDERLKALQDRDFCLDLLLAGINFVYVPLVGAFYTKHQSNRTNNWSYMKDYYILFYETVCGKHQELIPLSQKGVSYLLREAIREKEKNNFDRLLKLIHLPFYLLDSNTIKINSLYILKLIYNLRVITPSFLIYEKYRGPRSKKIISIFAKLTNWHKRSDRSYVSGQ; via the coding sequence ATGACTCCACTTGTTTCTATAGTTGTCACTTGCTTTAACCAAGCATGCTACTTAGAACGCTCAGTGCAAAGCGTACTTTCACAAACGTTCACTGACCTTGAATGCATTATTGTGGATGATGGGTCAACGGATGGTACTAGAGAGGTAGCTCAAGGGTTCCAGAGTCGGGATTCACGTGTGAGTTACTTCTATAAAGAAAATGGCGGAGTTTCTTCAGCTCGTAATTGTGGTTTTAGACAAGCAAAGGGCGAGTGGATTCAGTTTTTAGATTCAGATGATTGGATTGATGAAGCTAAAATTAGCTCTCAATTAAGCTGCTTAAGTAGTGTAGCAGGAGAAAATACTGTATTCTATACAGACTATGAACGTGTCTTTTTAGATAAAGAAGGCAATATTACAAATAGGATTGAAAATAGAGTTGGTTCTCTAACAAGCGAGCAATTGATTCAACGATTGTTGATCCCCGATTTTTTAGCTAATTCCCCATTTCCCCTCCTTCAGCAGTGTTTGCTGATGCATAGAAGCATTTTTCATCACAAAATGTTTGATGAACGACTTAAAGCTCTCCAAGATCGAGATTTTTGCTTGGATTTACTTTTAGCTGGAATTAATTTTGTCTATGTTCCCCTGGTAGGAGCTTTTTATACAAAACACCAGTCTAATCGAACAAATAATTGGTCTTATATGAAAGACTATTACATTCTGTTTTATGAGACAGTTTGTGGCAAGCATCAAGAGTTAATTCCTCTGTCTCAAAAGGGTGTAAGCTATTTGTTGAGAGAAGCAATTAGGGAAAAGGAGAAAAATAATTTTGACAGACTGCTTAAATTGATACATCTTCCCTTCTATTTGCTAGATAGTAACACAATTAAGATTAATAGTCTCTATATTCTCAAGCTCATTTATAACCTCAGAGTAATAACTCCAAGCTTCTTAATATATGAAAAATATAGAGGACCGCGCTCTAAAAAAATTATCTCCATCTTTGCCAAATTAACAAATTGGCATAAAAGATCGGATCGTAGTTATGTTAGCGGTCAGTAA
- a CDS encoding glycosyltransferase translates to MKKIAIYYPYFTGGGAEAVALWILQALKEKYDLTLFVIGDVNFEKLNSLYGTSLSKQNIKVITFVPSYLTDVCYFMMANSNQIRMIFLHLLLRFFKQNCENYDLVMSAYNAMDLGKSGIQYIHWIKVVEGTPFHHKISKFSEIQLAKNLSLTNSYCVATAAKETYGVDTRVVFPPVVMDSSNVAWSDKEDAFICSGRLVKAKEPHKVIQILKKVREQGFDIKLHITGGGGGVYQWQYNRLIRKMVAENSSWITLYENLPYKDYIQVLAKCKYGIHFKKEPFGISIAEMVKAGAIPFVRSVGGQIEVVGQHNEELFFNNEEEAVDKIIAVLKNSTTQNKLIQSLTEQKTLFSTHKFMSEINDVVDSYFDKQLNTSKLEKLPVINSQI, encoded by the coding sequence ATGAAAAAGATAGCAATTTATTACCCCTATTTTACAGGTGGTGGAGCGGAAGCAGTAGCTTTATGGATTTTGCAAGCATTAAAAGAGAAATACGATCTAACATTATTTGTTATTGGAGATGTTAATTTTGAAAAACTAAATTCTCTTTATGGAACAAGTTTATCAAAACAAAATATAAAAGTTATAACTTTTGTTCCAAGTTATCTAACTGATGTTTGTTATTTTATGATGGCAAATAGCAATCAGATAAGAATGATATTTTTACATTTGTTACTACGTTTCTTTAAGCAGAATTGCGAGAATTACGATCTTGTTATGTCTGCGTATAATGCCATGGATCTTGGTAAGTCAGGAATTCAATATATACATTGGATTAAAGTTGTTGAAGGAACACCTTTTCATCACAAGATTTCAAAGTTTTCTGAAATACAGTTAGCCAAAAATCTTTCTTTAACAAATTCTTATTGCGTTGCAACTGCTGCTAAAGAAACCTATGGTGTTGATACTAGAGTCGTCTTTCCCCCTGTTGTGATGGATAGTTCAAACGTAGCTTGGAGTGACAAGGAAGACGCTTTTATTTGTAGTGGTAGGCTTGTGAAAGCTAAAGAGCCTCATAAAGTAATTCAAATCCTTAAAAAAGTTCGAGAACAAGGCTTTGATATTAAATTACACATTACAGGTGGAGGTGGTGGAGTATATCAATGGCAATACAATCGTTTAATCAGAAAGATGGTTGCAGAAAATTCATCTTGGATTACTTTGTATGAAAATCTTCCATACAAAGATTATATTCAAGTTCTAGCTAAATGTAAGTACGGTATTCACTTTAAGAAAGAACCATTTGGTATTTCTATTGCTGAAATGGTGAAAGCAGGTGCTATTCCCTTTGTTAGAAGTGTAGGTGGACAGATCGAAGTTGTAGGTCAGCACAATGAAGAATTATTTTTTAATAATGAAGAGGAAGCTGTAGATAAAATTATTGCTGTTTTGAAGAATTCTACCACTCAAAACAAGCTCATTCAATCTTTGACAGAACAAAAAACTTTATTCTCGACTCATAAATTTATGTCTGAGATTAATGATGTTGTTGATTCCTACTTTGATAAACAGTTAAACACGAGTAAATTAGAAAAATTACCTGTTATAAATTCACAGATATGA